A region from the Brassica napus cultivar Da-Ae chromosome C8, Da-Ae, whole genome shotgun sequence genome encodes:
- the LOC106360209 gene encoding zinc finger BED domain-containing protein RICESLEEPER 3-like, translating to MNADILNLNDDDYLSVEDMMAENEDEQNAQADSVTSAAQARGNKRRHSVCWKNFTIIGDRLSDGSHNIKCNHCHDLYNIDLGRNGTSTFLRHSRRCSKTPGSTPGSNRKLDMMVFREMIAIAIVEHNLPYAFVEYRRVRDALAYANSSIEFWSRNTAVSDVLRIFEKEKANLRKVLTEVPGRISFTTDLWRAITVEGYLCLTAHYLDANWKLHAKIVSFCVFPPPHTGASIAMKLMEILKEWGLDKKVFTVTVDNATSNDNMQGFLKRQLRSYCSLGSKVEVQVLRVLLYHSKPVNKQG from the coding sequence ATGAATGCAGATATTTTGAACCTGAACGATGATGACTATTTGAGTGTTGAAGATATGATGGCTGAGAATGAAGATGAGCAGAATGCACAAGCTGATTCTGTAACAAGTGCTGCTCAGGCTAGAGGTAACAAACGTAGGCACTCGGTATGTTGGAAGAACTTTACAATTATAGGAGATAGGTTGTCTGATGGTAGTCATAATATTAAGTGCAATCATTGCCATGATCTCTACAACATAGATCTAGGTAGGAATGGAACTAGTACTTTTCTTAGGCATTCGAGACGGTGTTCAAAGACTCCTGGATCTACACCTGGTAGTAATAGGAAGCTGGATATGATGGTCTTCCGTGAGATGATAGCTATTGCTATAGTAGAGCATAATCTGCCTTATGCATTTGTCGAGTATAGAAGGGTGAGAGATGCTCTTGCTTATGCGAATTCAAGTATTGAATTCTGGAGTAGGAACACGGCTGTGTCTGATGTGCTTAGGATTTTTGAGAAGGAGAAAGCCAATCTTAGGAAGGTGTTGACTGAAGTTCCTGGTAGGATCAGCTTCACTACTGATCTTTGGAGAGCGATCACGGTAGAGGGATATTTGTGTCTGACAGCTCACTATCTTGACGCAAACTGGAAGCTACACGCGAAGATAGTTTCATTCTGTGTGTTTCCTCCTCCTCACACTGGTGCAAGCATTGCTATGAAGTTAATGGAGATACTGAAAGAGTGGGGCTTAGATAAGAAAGTGTTTACTGTAACGGTGGACAACGCTACTTCAAATGATAATATGCAAGGGTTTCTAAAGAGACAGCTTCGCAGCTACTGCAGTCTTGGATCCAAGGTTGAAGTTCAAGTGCTTAGAGTATTGTTATACCACTCTAAACCCGTCAACAAGCAAGGCTAA
- the LOC125591957 gene encoding uncharacterized mitochondrial protein AtMg00810-like: MKPPPGMEDMVKTGNVLRLKKTIYGLKQSPKAWYYKLSTTLNGRGFVKSEADNTVFTLTSKQRIVVILIYVDDIIITGSNKEGIISTKAFLKSSFDIKDLGELKYILGIEICRSKERLFLSQRKYTLDLLNEAGKLGGRVAKTPLEEGYKVLREGEFEDTPFGDFKLYKRMVGKLIYLTITRPDICFAVNQASQHMQAPKVHYWNMVERIMRYLREAPGQGVWMGCNKSTKIVGYCDADWAGDRVDRRSTTGYCTFIGGNLVTWKSKKQNVVSCSSAEAEYRAMRKLTCELIWIRNLLRDLGIETTTPNTMHCDK; encoded by the coding sequence ATGAAACCACCTCCTGGTATGGAAGATATGGTCAAGACAGGAAATGTTCTAAGGTTGAAAAAGACAATCTATGGATTAAAACAATCACCAAAAGCCTGGTATTACAAGTTGAGTACAACTCTTAATGGAAGAGGGTTTGTAAAGTCAGAAGCTGATAACACTGTATTCACTCTCACAAGCAAGCAAAGAATTGTGGTGATATTgatctatgtggatgatatcatcatcacaggaagcaacaaggaaggtaTCATCTCTACAAAAGCTTTCCTTAAATCTAGctttgatattaaagatttaGGTGAGCTAAAGTACATTCTAGGGATAGAAATATGCCGCTCTAAAGAGAGGCTTTTCTTATCTCAAagaaagtacacacttgatcttttaaatGAGGCAGGAAAGCTTGGAGGAAGAGTAGCtaagacaccacttgaagaagggtacaaagtcttgcgtgagggggagtttgAGGATACTCCATTTGGCGATTTCAAGCTCTATAAaaggatggttgggaagctaaTCTATCTCACCATTACAAGACCagacatctgttttgctgtgaatcaagctAGTCAACATATGCAAGCACCAAAGGTTCATTATTGGAATATGGTGGAAAGGATCATGAGATATCTAAGAGAGGCTCCTGGTCAAGgtgtttggatgggttgcaataaGAGTACAAAGatagtgggatattgtgatgcagattgggctggtgatagagtaGACAGGAGGTCAACAACAGGCTATTGTACTTTCATCGGAGGCAACCTagtcacatggaagagcaagaagcaaaaTGTTGTATCTTGTTCAAGTGCAGAGGCAGAGTATAGggcaatgaggaagctaacTTGTGAACTCATTTGGATCAGGAACCTGCTAAGAGACTTGGGTATAgaaacaacaacaccaaacacaatgcattgtgataagtGA
- the LOC106359352 gene encoding 11S globulin seed storage protein 2-like, giving the protein MAVSDVGASKIELLQNGFAPPFFSNGSKIAIVVSGVGTAGLVMEKNGNMEEIVLQVRPGDAIAIPEGIVSWWFNSSPRNFVILFIRHTDKGQCFKDFHLAGGRGVFGGFRRDLLSRALDLDGGDATTFVRSQTTNGVILKIADDFNVPVFDETNRNDVVTNLIGLVPSVQDAGGAVFVLNSTTDLPLLKEMGCGVSVVCLDQRATYSPTYSRGSTFQIIYISSGGGQFQVVGASGENLLNTTVEAQQLFLVPGSSVISASAGSSGLAWLSMVDTLSPSFVTLAGKGSVLKALSPTIVQAAFAVTSELETVVRAKRSADVFCFPSTPAEEEE; this is encoded by the exons ATGGCCGTTTCTGATGTGGGAGCTTCGAAGATCGAGCTTCTCCAAAACGGGTTCGCTCCGCCCTTCTTCTCCAACGGGTCCAAAATCGCTATCGTTGTATCAG GTGTTGGAACGGCAGGATTAGTTATGGAGAAGAACGGGAACATGGAGGAGATAGTGCTTCAAGTAAGGCCAGGCGATGCCATCGCTATTCCAGAGGGAATCGTGAGCTGGTGGTTCAACAGCAGCCCAAGAAACTTCGTCATCCTCTTCATCCGGCACACAGACAAGGGTCAATGCTTCAAGGATTTTCACCTCGCCGGTGGTAGAGGGGTCTTCGGCGGATTTCGCAGGGACCTCCTGAGCAGAGCACTCGATCTAGATGGGGGAGATGCAACCACCTTTGTCCGCTCTCAGACAACCAACGGCGTCATCCTGAAGATCGCTGATGATTTCAACGTGCCCGTGTTTGACGAGACCAACAGAAACGACGTGGTTACCAACCTTATTGGCCTCGTTCCGTCTGTGCAAGATGCGGGTGGAGCTGTCTTTGTGTTGAACTCCACCACAGACCTTCCTCTGCTCAAGGAGATGGGTTGTGGAGTTTCAGTTGTTTGCCTCGACCAAAGAGCCACCTACTCTCCTACCTACTCTCGTGGATCCACCTTccagattatatatatttcatcagGGGGTGGACAATTCCAAGTTGTGGGGGCTAGCGGGGAGAACCTCCTCAACACCACGGTTGAGGCTCAGCAACTTTTTCTCGTCCCAGGTTCCAGCGTCATCTCAGCCAGTGCGGGTTCTTCCGGTTTGGCGTGGCTCTCGATGGTGGATACACTCAG TCCAAGCTTCGTCACCTTGGCCGGCAAAGGGTCCGTTCTAAAAGCTCTCTCTCCCACCATCGTCCAAGCAGCCTTTGCCGTGACGTCTGAACTGGAGACGGTGGTCCGTGCCAAGAGAAGCGCAGATGTTTTTTGTTTCCCGTCCACCcctgctgaagaagaagaatga
- the LOC106360210 gene encoding NADH dehydrogenase [ubiquinone] 1 beta subcomplex subunit 3-B, with protein MAKPLGTTGEFFRRRDEWRKHPMLSNQTRHALPGLSIGVAAFCVYLVGEQIYNKALAPSTKSSHHNQNQPAPSN; from the coding sequence ATGGCGAAGCCTTTGGGTACAACCGGCGAGTTTTTCCGGCGAAGAGATGAGTGGAGGAAGCATCCGATGCTTTCGAACCAAACGAGACACGCTCTCCCTGGTCTCAGCATCGGAGTCGCGGCCTTCTGCGTCTACCTCGTAGGTGAGCAGATCTACAACAAAGCTCTGGCTCCTTCCACCAAATCATCTCACCACAACCAGAACCAGCCTGCTCCGTCTAACTGA
- the LOC106362110 gene encoding PHD finger protein ALFIN-LIKE 7 — protein sequence MEGIQNPIHRTVEEVFSDFKGRRAGLLKALTTDGQKFFLQCDPEKENLCLYGLPNETWEVNLPVDEVPPELPEPALGINFARDGMPEKDWITLVAVHSDSWLISVAFYFGARFGFGKNERKRLFQMINELPTIFELITGNAKQSKDQSANNNSSRSKSSGVKPRQSESHTKASKMSPPPREDDESGEDEEDDEQGAVCGACGDNYDDFWICCDACEKWFHGKCVKITPAKAEHIKHYKCPSCSTNKKMRA from the exons ATGGAGGGAATACAGAACCCGATACACCGCACTGTCGAAGAGGTGTTTAGCGACTTCAAGGGTCGCAGAGCTGGTCTCCTCAAGGCTCTCACAACAG aTGGGCAGAAGTTTTTCCTTCAGTGTGACCCTG AGAAGGAAAATTTGTGTCTTTATGGACTTCCTAATGAGACATGGGAGGTTAACCTCCCTGTCGACGAGGTCCCTCCTGAGCTTCCTGAACCAGCTTTGGGCATCAACTTTGCAAGAGACGGGATGCCAGAGAAAGACTGGATTACTTTGGTTGCTGTTCACAGTGACTCGTGGCTCATCTCTGTTGCGTTTTACTTCGGTGCCCGTTTCGGTTTTGGTAAAAACGAGAG GAAGAGGCTCTTCCAGATGATAAATGAACTCCCAACCATTTTCGAGCTTATAACTGGCAATGCAAAGCAATCCAAGGACCAATCTGCTAACAACAACAGTAGCAGAAGCAAGTCTAGTGGTGTCAAG CCTCGTCAATCTGAGTCTCACACCAAGGCTTCAAAGATGTCTCCGCCACCAAGAGAAGACGATGAGAGCGGAGAAGATGAGGAGGATGATGAGCAAGGTGCGGTTTGTGGTGCGTGTGGAGACAACTATGATGACTTCTGGATATGTTGTGATGCTTGTGAGAAATGGTTCCATGGAAAATGCGTGAAGATCACACCTGCCAAGGCTGAGCACATCAAACATTACAAGTGTCCGAGTTGCAGCACCAACAAGAAGATGAGAGCTTGA
- the LOC106362111 gene encoding mitochondrial carrier protein CoAc1: MGSSQGSTLSADVMSLVDTLPVLAKTLIAGGVAGAVAKTAVAPLERIKILLQTRTNDFLGVSQSLKKVLQCDGPLGFYKGNGASVIRIIPYAALHYMTYEVYRDWILENNLPLGSGPVVDLVAGSAAGGTAVLCTYPLDLARTKLAYQVSDASQSFRGGANGVYRQHAYSGIKEVLSMAYKEAGPRGLYRGIGPTLIGILPYAGLKFYIYEELKRHVPEEHQNSVRMHLPCGALAGLFGQTLTYPLDVVRRQMQVENLQPMTSDGSNKRYKNTFDGLNTIVRTQGWRQLFAGLSINYIKIVPSVAIGFTVYESMKSWLRIPPRERSKPA; the protein is encoded by the exons ATGGGTTCGTCACAAGGCTCCACGCTCTCGGCTGATGTGATGAGCCTTGTGGATACGTTGCCTGTTCTTGCTAAAACCCTCATCGCCGGAGGAGTTGCTGGGGCTGTTGCTAAGACTGCTGTTGCTCCCTTGGAAAGGATCAAGATTCTATTGCAG ACTAGAACAAACGACTTCCTTGGCGTGTCCCAGTCACTAAAGAAGGTGTTACAATGCGACGGTCCTCTCGGATTCTATAA AGGAAACGGGGCGAGTGTTATTCGGATTATCCCTTATGCCGCTCTTCATTACATGACGTATGAAGTGTATCGTGACTGGATTTTGGAAAATAATCTCCCCTTAGGTTCTGGTCCCGTTGTTGATCTTGTGGCTGGTTCAGCTGCAGGCGGGACAGCGGTTTTGTGCACGTATCCTCTTGATTTGGCTCGTACTAAGCTCGCTTACCAG GTTTCTGACGCAAGTCAGAGTTTCCGAGGTGGTGCCAATGGAGTTTACCGTCAACATGCATATTCAGGGATAAAAGAGGTGCTTTCAATGGCTTATAAAGAAGCGGGACCACGTGGGCTATATCGGGGCATAG GTCCAACGCTGATTGGCATCCTTCCATACGCGGGCCTTAAGTTCTACATATATGAGGAATTGAAAAGACATGTGCCTGAAGAGCATCAAAACTCTGTTCGAATGCATCTACCTTGTGGAGCTTTAGCTGGTTTATTTGGCCAGACCTTGACGTACCCATTGGATGTTGTTAGGAGACAGATGCAG GTCGAGAATCTGCAGCCTATGACGAGTGATGGCAGCAACAAACGGTACAAGAACACATTTGATGGGCTTAACACTATTGTTCGAACTCAGGGTTGGAGACAGTTGTTTGCTGGTTTGAGCATCAACTACATTAAG ATTGTTCCATCGGTAGCAATTGGATTCACGGTGTATGAGTCAATGAAGTCATGGTTACGGATTCCACCACGAGAGAGATCAAAACCAGCCTAA
- the LOC106360211 gene encoding plant UBX domain-containing protein 7, producing the protein MLSSRDQQRLVSSFLDIAVGQTAETARQFLQATSWNLNEAVQLFYVRETLYGDPMYYGDSMYFGYTMLGNYERELVSLIDFLDFSEEPKRPGVWEPDEVASSASASASTSGPRHSLASLYRPPFHLMTHGSFEQAKITSTAQDKWLLVNLQSTTEFSSHMLNRDTWANEVVSQTIKANFIFWQVDDDTTEGKKVCTYYKLESIPVVLVIDPTSGQKMRMWCGMVEPETLLQYLVPFLDGGPGTHFDSLSKKHPRGSFSLAPHSKPKDEEEEELQRALAASLENNGMKESSDDDTSPITTPEEAAVEATVLPTYPPLPEEPKGGDRSVQCRVGIRLPNGQRLQRNFLRTDPIQLLWSFCYSQLEESEREKPLKLTQAIPGESKTLEYESNLTLEQSGVANSMISATWE; encoded by the exons ATGCTCTCTTCGAGGGACCAACAGAGATTAGTCTCTTCTTTCCTTGACATCGCTGTCGGGCAGACAGCTGAAACCGCTCGGCAGTTCTTACAG GCAACGAGCTGGAATCTTAATGAAGCTGTTCAGCTTTTCTACGTGAGGGAGACTCTTTATGGTGACCCAATGTATTATGGTGACTCAATGTATTTTGG GTATACAATGTTGGGAAACTATGAGCGTGAACTGGTTTCTTTGATTGATTTCCTTGACTTCAGCGAAGAGCCAAAACGCCCTGGAGTTTGGGAACCAGATGAGGTTGCCTCCTCTGCCTCAGCTTCAGCTTCTACATCAGGTCCTCGGCATAGCTTGGCCTCGTTGTACCGTCCTCCTTTTCATCTGATGACTCATGGCTCCTTTGAACAG gCAAAAATTACGTCTACTGCTCAGGATAAATGGCTTCTCGTTAACCTTCAGTCCACCACTGAGTTCAGCTCTCATATG CTAAATAGAGATACTTGGGCAAATGAAGTTGTTTCTCAGACGATCAAAGCCAACTTCATCTTCTGGCAAGTCGATGATGATACCACGGAAGGAAAGAAGGTGTGCACATACTACAAGCTAGAATCCATTCCTGTGGTGCTTGTAATTGATCCCACATCTGGTCAGAAGATGAGAATGTGGTGTGGAATGGTCGAACCAGAGACTTTGCTACAGTATTTAGTGCCGTTCTTGGACGGTGGTCCTGGTACACACTTTGATTCTCTCTCAAAGAAACATCCAAGAGGCAGCTTCTCATTGGCTCCTCATTCCAAACccaaagatgaagaagaagaagagctacAACGAGCATTGGCTGCTTCCTTGGAAAACAACGGCATGAAAGAGTCTTCTGATGATGATACATCACCAATAACAACGCCTGAAGAAGCAGCTGTTGAAGCAACGGTGCTGCCAACGTACCCACCTCTGCCTGAAGAACCAAAGGGAGGTGACCGCAGCGTTCAATGCAGAGTTGGGATACGTTTACCAAATGGACAAAGGCTCCAGAGGAACTTCCTTAGAACTGATCCAATTCAG CTTCTCTGGTCTTTCTGCTATTCTCAGCTTGAGGAATCAGAAAGGGAGAAGCCACTGAAGCTAACACAGGCGATTCCAGGTGAATCAAAGACGTTGGAGTATGAATCTAACTTAACCTTGGAGCAATCTGGTGTTGCCAATTCCATGATCTCTGCTACGTGGGAGTGA
- the LOC106359354 gene encoding uncharacterized protein LOC106359354, with product MFADDTMFFTKANTRSCATLKRILEEYGNASGQQINSLKSSITFSARTPQETRDRIKQSLGIATEGGVGKYLGLPELFTRKKRDLFTSIVDRIKLKATSWSTRRLSPAGKLTMLKAVLAAIPTYSMSCFLLPLDLCDCIQAALTMFWWDSDATTRKICWIDWDSLPQPKQKGGLGFRDIREFNIAMLAKLAWIIIKRPDSLMSRILLGKYCHSSSLLEVSCSASASHGWRGIMMGCELIERHLGKAIGNGESTSAWTESWLSTSEHLRPYGPSLEEDSALVVADLLNREDASWNKEKVDLLFPEITHIIYQIKPSRQQAEDSFLCCGALPLGVNLQNRGIACGGQCPHCNAPETALHLFFSCPFAQQVWGLAPLHVAPDWSSLTTPVQALISPPHLTCLPPTGITSHVLPWILWNLWYARNLLEIAQATVGNKPIAMQPIMYPTVPEECAIINCDASWRIETLTAGLGWIVEDKQSDLCIEGQARSEFVASPLMAEALALREALITVRQHGSPNVWIRSDNLELIRAINSKVFPMELYGVLKDIESLSSSLDFIIFSHVLRSCNVRADSLAKDAHLQTNIALY from the exons ATGTTCGCGGACGATACAATGTTCTTCACGAAAGCCAACACTAGAAGCTGCGCCACCCTGAAGAGGATTCTTGAGGAATATGGAAACGCTTCGGGTCAACAGATCAACAGCCTTAAATCCTCCATCACCTTCTCAGCTAGAACACCACAAGAAACCCGCGACCGGATTAAACAATCTCTTGGTATAGCGACAGAAGGAGGCGTGGGAAAGTATCTTGGTCTCCCCGAGCTGTTTACCCGCAAGAAGAGAGACCTCTTCACCTCTATCGTTGATAGGATAAAGCTAAAAGCCACCTCATGGTCCACACGGCGCTTATCGCCAGCCGGGAAATTGACTATGCTCAAAGCAGTCTTGGCAGCTATCCCAACCTACTCCATGTCATGTTTCCTCTTACCCTTGGACCTTTGTGACTGTATACAGGCAGCACTCACCATGTTTTGGTGGGACTCAGATGCTACAACAAGGAAGATTTGTTGGATTGATTGGGATTCTCTACCGCAGCCAAAACAGAAAGGAGGTTTGGGTTTCCGGGATATCCGAGAGTTTAACATCGCAATGCTGGCAAAGCTTGCGTGGATAATCATCAAGAGACCAGATAGTCTCATGAGCCGTATCCTTCTGGGTAAATATTGCCACAGTTCATCTCTCCTTGAGgtttcgtgctcggcttctgcATCGCATGGTTGGCGAGGTATTATGATGGGGTGTGAGCTGATTGAGAGACACCTTGGGAAGGCTATTGGCAACGGGGAATCAACTAGTGCCTGGACAGAGTCTTGGCTCTCTACTTCAGAACATCTACGACCCTATGGACCTTCTCTGGAAGAAGATAGCGCACTCGTAGTGGCGGACCTCCTGAACAGAGAAGATGCATCGTGGAATAAGGAAAAAGTGGATCTGCTCTTTCCAGAGATCACCCACATTATCTACCAGATCAAACCAAGTAGACAACAAGCGGAAGACTCCTTCTTATG TTGTGGAGCACTTCCTCTAGGAGTAAACCTCCAAAACAGAGGTATCGCATGCGGAGGACAATGCCCGCACTGTAACGCACCGGAGACTGCTTTGCACCTATTCTTCTCATGTCCTTTCGCCCAACAAGTATGGGGTTTGGCTCCTCTCCATGTAGCGCCAGACTGGAGTAGCCTCACCACACCTGTCCAAGCTCTTATCAGCCCTCCTCACCTGACCTGTCTACCACCTACAGGTATTACCTCCCATGTCCTCCCGTGGATCCTATGGAATCTGTGGTATGCTAGGAACCTACTG GAAATAGCTCAGGCCACTGTAGGGAACAAACCTATCGCTATGCAGCCTATAATGTACCCAACCGTACCGGAAGAGTGTGCCATTATTAACTGTGATGCGTCTTGGAGGATTGAAACCTTAACTGCAGGTCTTGGATGGATAGTTGAAGACAAGCAGAGTGATCTCTGCATTGAAGGACAAGCCCGGTCTGAGTTTGTAGCCTCACCTCTTATGGCAGAGGCCTTGGCGTTGAGAGAAGCCCTGATCACCGTGCGACAGCATGGGTCACCGAACGTCTGGATTCGATCCGACAACCTCGAGCTCATTAGAGCGATCAACTCGAAAGTATTTCCTATGGAGCTCTATGGAGTTCTCAAAGATATTGAGTCTCTATCCTCGTCTTTAGATTTCATCATTTTTTCACATGTTTTGCGTTCTTGTAATGTTCGAGCAGACTCTTTGGCTAAAGATGCCCATCTTCAAACCAACATAGCTTTGTACTAA
- the LOC106362113 gene encoding protein indeterminate-domain 6, chloroplastic-like isoform X1 — MSSSYNNSISSSSTQSFLLASAATGANNFNREETAVTMIQQPNSVAPLQPPKKRRNQPGNPNPDAEVIALSPKTIMATNRFLCEVCNKGFQREQNLQLHRRGHNLPWKLKQKSKQEVIRRKVYLCPEPTCVHHDPSRALGDLTGIKKHYYRKHGEKKFKCEKCSKRYAVQSDWKAHSKTCGTKEYRCDCGTIFSRRDSYITHRAFCDALIQESTRNPTVSFTAMAAAAGGGVSRPGFYGSAASALSHNHFGNNSNTSFAPLAAGYNLNRSSTEKFEAFLPQSSNPNPGPTNFLMQCPSNQGFLSQNDQTLMNQHGLISLGDNINNNNNNNSLFNLGYFQDNTKNTDHTSVPSLFTNADNNDPSALLRGLTSSSSSSAVVNDFGDSDNGNLQGLMNSLAATTDHQGRSGSSLFDLHFGNNLSMGGSDRLTLDFLGVSGGNVSNVNGSGGRSGAPLDVDMKFPRPNNPFEKS; from the exons ATGTCTTCATCGTACAACAACTCAATttcatcatcttccactcaGTCTTTCCTCCTGGCCAGCGCCGCCACCGGAGCAAACAACTTTAACCGTGAAGAGACGGCGGTGACGATGATTCAACAACCCAACTCCGTTGCTCCACTACAACCACCCAAGAAACGAAGAAACCAACCTGGAAACCCAA ATCCAGATGCTGAAGTGATAGCGTTATCTCCAAAGACAATAATGGCGACGAACAGATTCCTATGTGAAGTATGCAACAAAGGGTTTCAAAGAGAACAGAATCTACAGCTTCACCGGAGAGGACACAACCTTCCATGGAAGCTGAAACAAAAGTCTAAACAAGAAGTGATCAGGAGGAAGGTGTATCTGTGTCCGGAGCCCACGTGCGTCCACCATGACCCGTCACGTGCTCTCGGAGACCTCACCGGTATCAAGAAGCATTATTACCGGAAGCACGGTGAGAAGAAGTTTAAATGCGAGAAATGCTCTAAGCGTTACGCTGTTCAATCTGATTGGAAAGCTCACTCTAAGACTTGTGGTACCAAAGAGTATCGCTGTGACTGTGGTACCATCTTCTCTAG AAGAGATAGTTACATTACGCATAGGGCGTTCTGTGATGCATTAATACAGGAGTCAACAAGAAACCCTACCGTGAGCTTCACGGCAATGGCAGCAGCTGCTGGTGGAGGTGTCAGTAGACCTGGATTTTACGGCAGTGCTGCTTCTGCTCTCTCTCACAACCATTTCGGTAACAACTCAAACACTAGTTTTGCCCCTCTAGCTGCAGGTTACAATCTGAACCGTTCATCTACCGAAAAGTTTGAAGCCTTCCTTCCTCAGTCCTCAAACCCTAATCCCGGGCCTACCAATTTTCTCATGCAATGCCCTTCGAACCAAGGATTCTTGTCGCAGAACGATCAGACACTCATGAACCAGCACGGTCTGATCAGCCTCGGTGAtaacatcaacaacaacaacaataacaacagcTTGTTTAACCTCGGATACTTTCAAgacaacaccaagaacactgatcaTACAAGTGTCCCTTCACTTTTCACCAATGCTGATAACAACGATCCATCTGCTTTGCTTAGAGGgttaacttcttcatcttcttcaagtgcGGTCGTTAATGACTTTGGAGATAGTGATAATGGAAACCTTCAAGGTCTAATGAACTCTCTAGCTGCGACAACAGATCATCAAGGCCGGTCCGGTAGCAGTCTTTTCGACCTTCATTTTGGAAACAATCTTAGCATGGGAGGCTCTGATAGGTTGACTTTGGACTTTCTTGGCGTCAGTGGAGGCAATGTGAGCAACGTAAATGGTAGTGGTGGTCGTAGTGGAGCTCCTTTGGACGTTGATATGAAGTTTCCACGTCCAAATAATCCATTTGAAAAATCTTGA
- the LOC106362113 gene encoding protein indeterminate-domain 6, chloroplastic-like isoform X2: MKSMHIDIIIYIGHGTSYFLHGDMNIYAYIHIGSINIFVWLLMNRVSEEDSEWDRRKIKDAKFGHIRDSYITHRAFCDALIQESTRNPTVSFTAMAAAAGGGVSRPGFYGSAASALSHNHFGNNSNTSFAPLAAGYNLNRSSTEKFEAFLPQSSNPNPGPTNFLMQCPSNQGFLSQNDQTLMNQHGLISLGDNINNNNNNNSLFNLGYFQDNTKNTDHTSVPSLFTNADNNDPSALLRGLTSSSSSSAVVNDFGDSDNGNLQGLMNSLAATTDHQGRSGSSLFDLHFGNNLSMGGSDRLTLDFLGVSGGNVSNVNGSGGRSGAPLDVDMKFPRPNNPFEKS; this comes from the exons ATGAAATCTATGCATATAGATATCATCATCTATATTGGTCACGGAACATCATATTTCCTACATGGGGACATGaacatatatgcatatatacacATAGGATCCATCAATATATTTGTTTGGTTGCTGATGAATAGAGTAAGTGAGGAAGATAGTGAGTGGGATaggagaaaaataaaagatgcTAAATTTGGTCACAT AAGAGATAGTTACATTACGCATAGGGCGTTCTGTGATGCATTAATACAGGAGTCAACAAGAAACCCTACCGTGAGCTTCACGGCAATGGCAGCAGCTGCTGGTGGAGGTGTCAGTAGACCTGGATTTTACGGCAGTGCTGCTTCTGCTCTCTCTCACAACCATTTCGGTAACAACTCAAACACTAGTTTTGCCCCTCTAGCTGCAGGTTACAATCTGAACCGTTCATCTACCGAAAAGTTTGAAGCCTTCCTTCCTCAGTCCTCAAACCCTAATCCCGGGCCTACCAATTTTCTCATGCAATGCCCTTCGAACCAAGGATTCTTGTCGCAGAACGATCAGACACTCATGAACCAGCACGGTCTGATCAGCCTCGGTGAtaacatcaacaacaacaacaataacaacagcTTGTTTAACCTCGGATACTTTCAAgacaacaccaagaacactgatcaTACAAGTGTCCCTTCACTTTTCACCAATGCTGATAACAACGATCCATCTGCTTTGCTTAGAGGgttaacttcttcatcttcttcaagtgcGGTCGTTAATGACTTTGGAGATAGTGATAATGGAAACCTTCAAGGTCTAATGAACTCTCTAGCTGCGACAACAGATCATCAAGGCCGGTCCGGTAGCAGTCTTTTCGACCTTCATTTTGGAAACAATCTTAGCATGGGAGGCTCTGATAGGTTGACTTTGGACTTTCTTGGCGTCAGTGGAGGCAATGTGAGCAACGTAAATGGTAGTGGTGGTCGTAGTGGAGCTCCTTTGGACGTTGATATGAAGTTTCCACGTCCAAATAATCCATTTGAAAAATCTTGA